The following proteins are encoded in a genomic region of Triticum dicoccoides isolate Atlit2015 ecotype Zavitan chromosome 1B, WEW_v2.0, whole genome shotgun sequence:
- the LOC119348785 gene encoding cyclin-B1-5-like, translating into MGSRQDQHAAAAPQPANRGAAVPAGQQKDAAAAGGRPGAGGNRRVLGDIGNVVHAHAHVLDGKINRPITRSFGAQLLRKAQADPSKNGVAVPPAERAGLKPVAKKVPVKLKPAAPRPKPAAKIVTGPGENRKPSEVAAGCSAPRKKVVHTLTTVLNHRSKEASIDDIDKLDGDNELAVVDYIDDIYRYYKEAQHECRPIDYMGSQPEINPKMRAILIDWLVEVTHKFELMPESMFLTMYVIDRFLSLQAVPRRELQLVGMAAMLISCKYEEIWAPEVDDFISIADYSYSRQQILSMEKNILNSMAWNLTVPTPYVFLVRFAKAAGSDKELEHMIFFFAEMALMEYGLVTVRPSLVAAFAVYAARCTLKRSPIWTETLKHHTGFAEPQLLEPAKVLVMAHAAAPECKLKAIYKKYSSEQYGRVSLRPPAVAAPQRLA; encoded by the exons ATGGGGTCCAGGCAAGACCAGCACGCGGCTGCCGCTCCGCAGCCGGCCAACAGAG GTGCCGCAGTACCGGCAGGGCAGCagaaggacgccgccgccgccggcggccgccCCGGGGCGGGAGGGAACAGGCGGGTGCTCGGGGACATCGGCAACGTCGTCCACGCCCACGCCCACGTCCTCGACGG CAAGATCAATCGCCCAATTACCAGGAGCTTCGGTGCCCAGCTCTTGAGGAAGGCCCAGGCCGATCCATCTAAG AACGGCGTAGCTGTTCCTCCAGCAGAGCGGGCCGGCCTGAAGCCGGTGGCCAAGAAAGTCCCTGTCAAGCTCAAGCCCGCCGCCCCTCGCCCTAAGCCGGCCGCCAAGATCGTCACCGGCCCCGGCGAAAACAGGAAGCCATCAGAGGTTGCCGCCGGTTGCTCTGCCCCCAGGAAGAAGGTCGTCCACACCCTCACGACCGTGCTCAACCATCGTTCCAAG GAGGCCTCAATCGATGATATCGACAAGCTCGACGGCGacaacgagctcgccgtcgtcgactacatcgacgacatcTACAGATACTACAAGGAGGCACAG CACGAGTGCCGGCCAATCGATTACATGGGCAGCCAGCCCGAGATCAACCCCAAGATGAGGGCAATCCTGATAGATTGGCTAGTTGAAGTGACCCATAAGTTCGAGCTCATGCCCGAGAGCATGTTCTTAACAATGTACGTCATCGACAGGTTCCTCTCCTTACAGGCGGTGCCTCGGCGGGAGCTGCAGCTCGTCGGCATGGCGGCCATGCTCATCTCCTGCAAGTATGAGGAGATTTGGGCCCCAGAG GTAGACGATTTCATATCCATAGCCGACTACTCGTACTCGAGGCAGCAGATCCTGTCCATGGAGAAGAACATACTCAACAGCATGGCGTGGAACCTCACCGTGCCCACCCCGTACGTCTTCCTGGTGCGATTCGCCAAGGCCGCCGGAAGCGACAAGGAG CTTGAGCATATGATCTTCTTCTTCGCCGAGATGGCGCTCATGGAGTACGGGCTGGTCACGGTGCGCCCCTCactggtggcggcgtttgccgtgTACGCCGCTCGGTGCACGCTGAAAAGAAGCCCCATCTGGACGGAAACCCTCAAGCACCACACCGGATTCGCTGAACCCCAGCTCCT GGAGCCTGCCAAGGTGCTCGTCATGGCGCACGCGGCTGCTCCGGAGTGCAAGCTCAAGGCCATCTACAAGAAGTACTCCTCTGAGCAGTATGGGCGCGTGTCTCTGCGCCCTCCGGCAGTCGCAGCTCCTCAACGTCTGGCCTAG